Proteins encoded within one genomic window of Bradyrhizobium sp. AZCC 1719:
- a CDS encoding NAD(P)H-binding protein, whose amino-acid sequence MSKRNPILITGAGGEVGSVGKTMINMLLEQRYPVRAFVRRDDDRAEALRQIGAEVFVGDLLNVADVAAALKGCRRIYFSMSLNPYYTDASILMAAAARAQGDIEVFVNISEFEQSYMTFDKMTGAYEARLEWLGGLVAEWSPQQRAHWASEQALKWSGLPVVNIRATMFVENPILSWFPLKQLLGAGELHLPFGTQKIAPIAAYDVAEVCTKVLIDPSAHISRSYELTGPELKDMHGFAEDYGAALGRRISYVPQDLDAWIETYINSAIASRSPHIADHLGTITRLVAGGRYDVVNDKLESLLGRAPKVVRWALGRNPRVRKALEAA is encoded by the coding sequence ATGTCGAAACGGAATCCCATTTTGATCACTGGAGCCGGCGGCGAAGTCGGCTCCGTAGGCAAGACGATGATCAACATGCTACTGGAGCAGCGATATCCGGTGCGTGCCTTCGTGAGGCGAGACGACGATCGGGCGGAGGCGCTTCGACAGATCGGAGCCGAAGTATTCGTCGGAGATCTACTCAACGTCGCCGATGTCGCCGCCGCCCTGAAGGGTTGTCGCCGGATCTACTTCAGCATGAGTTTGAACCCCTACTATACCGACGCGAGCATCTTGATGGCCGCCGCTGCGCGCGCGCAAGGGGACATTGAGGTCTTCGTGAACATTTCGGAGTTCGAGCAGTCCTACATGACGTTCGATAAAATGACCGGCGCCTACGAGGCGCGTCTCGAATGGCTTGGGGGACTTGTTGCCGAATGGTCACCGCAACAGAGAGCCCATTGGGCATCGGAGCAGGCGCTAAAGTGGTCCGGCCTGCCGGTCGTCAATATCCGGGCGACCATGTTCGTCGAGAATCCGATCCTTTCCTGGTTTCCGCTAAAGCAGTTGCTTGGTGCGGGCGAACTCCACCTGCCTTTTGGCACGCAGAAGATCGCGCCAATCGCCGCTTATGATGTTGCGGAGGTTTGTACGAAGGTCCTGATCGATCCCTCGGCGCATATATCGAGGTCGTATGAGCTCACCGGACCGGAGTTGAAGGACATGCATGGGTTTGCCGAGGATTACGGCGCTGCGCTGGGACGACGTATCTCGTATGTGCCCCAAGACCTGGATGCCTGGATCGAGACGTATATCAATAGTGCCATCGCGTCTCGCAGTCCGCATATTGCAGACCACCTGGGAACCATCACCCGCCTGGTCGCAGGTGGACGTTATGATGTTGTCAACGATAAGCTTGAAAGCTTACTTGGGCGTGCTCCCAAGGTCGTCCGATGGGCCCTCGGACGAAATCCGCGCGTTCGCAAAGCGCTGGAGGCCGCATGA
- a CDS encoding Bug family tripartite tricarboxylate transporter substrate binding protein, which translates to MTSRILTRLALVAVTFGLLGGAATAQEKWPSRPVTVIVPFAAGGNTDVMARIFAEQLTKRLGQQFIVENRPGAGGVNGLHAMTRAAPDGYTVAVATSGGIAINPILIKDKIPYNVEKDFTYLYGMAAQPNIWLVNPSVPAKTMAELIAWLKANPETPYATSGAGTTQHICGAMLEDAAGLKMTPVTYRASNLSIQDLIGGQIKLACDNFAVAYEQVKAGSLRAVSITSLGPYPLAKEIEPTAATLPGFELMPAFGWVGPANMPPDIVKKLIEELVAVGKIPEVRTALEKFGVLQTELPGAAYAEALAKERAGYARVIERAGIKVP; encoded by the coding sequence ATGACGTCCCGTATTCTCACAAGACTCGCCTTGGTAGCCGTGACGTTCGGCTTGCTTGGTGGCGCTGCGACGGCGCAAGAAAAGTGGCCATCGAGGCCCGTGACGGTCATCGTGCCGTTCGCCGCCGGCGGCAACACGGACGTCATGGCGCGCATTTTTGCAGAACAACTGACAAAGCGGCTCGGCCAGCAGTTCATCGTCGAGAACAGGCCCGGTGCGGGCGGGGTCAACGGCCTGCACGCGATGACGCGCGCCGCGCCGGACGGTTACACCGTTGCGGTAGCAACCTCCGGTGGAATCGCCATCAACCCTATACTGATCAAGGACAAGATCCCCTACAACGTCGAGAAAGACTTCACCTATCTCTATGGCATGGCAGCGCAGCCGAACATCTGGCTCGTCAATCCGTCCGTCCCGGCCAAAACCATGGCAGAGCTGATCGCCTGGCTGAAGGCGAACCCGGAGACGCCGTATGCGACATCTGGCGCCGGCACGACGCAGCATATCTGCGGCGCGATGCTCGAGGACGCCGCGGGGCTCAAGATGACGCCCGTCACCTACCGCGCATCGAACCTCAGCATCCAGGATCTGATTGGTGGTCAGATCAAGCTCGCCTGCGACAACTTCGCCGTGGCATACGAGCAGGTGAAAGCCGGCTCGCTACGTGCCGTCTCGATCACGTCGCTTGGGCCCTATCCGCTTGCCAAGGAGATCGAGCCGACAGCCGCGACCCTACCGGGCTTCGAACTGATGCCGGCATTCGGCTGGGTCGGCCCCGCCAACATGCCGCCCGACATCGTGAAGAAGCTCATTGAAGAGCTTGTCGCGGTCGGCAAGATCCCCGAAGTCCGCACCGCACTCGAAAAGTTTGGTGTACTCCAGACTGAACTGCCCGGTGCGGCCTACGCCGAGGCGCTCGCCAAGGAGCGCGCAGGGTACGCACGTGTGATCGAGCGTGCCGGGATCAAGGTGCCCTGA
- a CDS encoding acyl-CoA dehydrogenase, with amino-acid sequence MTYRAPISDILLALNHGAGLQAAVKAGHYGDFDAEIAAAVLEEAGKFAGDVLAPLNRVGDEHGIKLADNKVTTAPGWPDAYQRWAAAGWNAVSGPEAFGGQGLPLAINAACTEIWSASNIAFGLCPLLTLSAIEALDAHGSEELKKIYLQKLVSGEWTGTMQLTEPQAGSDVGALRTRAERAGDGTYRIKGSKIFITYGDHDMTDNIVHFVLARLPDAPAGTKGISLFLIPKFLVNADGSLGDRNDIYPSGVEHKLGMHASPTCTMTMGDHGGAIGYLIGEENKGMQCMFTMMNQARLGVGLEGVGIADRAYQQALAFAQERKQGRAIGKKGHGLDPIIVHPDVKRMLLQMRSMTAAARSICYATAVALDIAARAKDPKVRADAASRGALLTPIAKAFSTDIGNEVTYLGVQIHGGMGFIEETGAAQHYRDARITSIYEGTNGIQSIDLVTRKLAANGGASVWALLDELGGIVKQVEISNDPAFGTTGAKLREALGSLERASKWLLERVASAPNDALAGATPYLRLFGSTLGGCMLAGEALAAKSHGDAGDPQRYVTVARFFAENITVQAGSLEKTVTDSADAVNGADAALLG; translated from the coding sequence ATGACTTACCGCGCGCCGATCTCCGACATCCTGCTCGCGCTCAACCACGGTGCAGGCCTGCAGGCGGCCGTGAAGGCCGGCCATTACGGCGATTTCGACGCCGAGATCGCCGCCGCCGTGCTGGAAGAAGCCGGCAAATTCGCAGGCGACGTGCTGGCGCCGCTGAACCGGGTGGGCGACGAGCACGGCATCAAGCTTGCGGACAACAAGGTGACGACCGCGCCGGGCTGGCCCGATGCCTATCAGCGCTGGGCCGCCGCCGGGTGGAACGCGGTATCGGGCCCGGAAGCGTTTGGCGGCCAGGGCTTGCCGCTTGCCATCAACGCCGCCTGCACCGAAATCTGGAGCGCGTCGAACATCGCTTTCGGCCTCTGCCCGCTGCTCACGCTCTCGGCGATCGAGGCGCTCGACGCCCATGGCAGCGAGGAGCTGAAAAAGATCTATCTGCAAAAACTCGTCTCCGGCGAATGGACCGGCACCATGCAGCTCACCGAGCCGCAGGCCGGCTCCGACGTCGGCGCACTGCGCACCCGTGCCGAACGCGCCGGCGACGGCACCTACCGCATCAAGGGCAGCAAAATCTTCATCACCTATGGCGACCACGACATGACCGACAACATCGTGCATTTCGTGCTGGCGCGCCTGCCCGATGCGCCCGCGGGCACCAAGGGGATCTCGCTGTTTTTGATTCCGAAGTTCCTCGTCAATGCCGACGGCTCGCTCGGGGATCGCAACGACATCTATCCGTCCGGCGTCGAGCACAAGCTCGGCATGCACGCCTCCCCCACCTGCACCATGACGATGGGCGATCATGGCGGCGCCATCGGCTACCTGATCGGTGAGGAAAACAAGGGCATGCAATGCATGTTCACGATGATGAACCAGGCCCGCCTCGGCGTCGGCCTCGAAGGCGTCGGCATTGCCGACCGCGCCTATCAGCAGGCGCTGGCCTTTGCGCAAGAACGCAAGCAGGGCCGCGCGATCGGCAAGAAGGGCCACGGGCTCGATCCGATCATCGTGCATCCCGACGTCAAGCGCATGCTGTTGCAGATGCGCAGCATGACGGCCGCGGCGCGCTCGATCTGTTACGCGACGGCGGTGGCGCTCGATATCGCCGCCCGCGCCAAGGACCCGAAGGTGCGCGCCGATGCGGCCTCGCGCGGCGCGCTGCTGACGCCGATCGCAAAGGCATTCTCCACCGACATCGGCAACGAGGTGACGTATCTCGGCGTGCAGATTCATGGCGGCATGGGCTTCATCGAGGAAACCGGCGCCGCGCAGCATTATCGCGACGCGCGCATCACCTCCATCTACGAGGGCACCAACGGCATCCAGTCGATCGACCTCGTGACGCGAAAACTCGCCGCGAATGGCGGCGCATCGGTGTGGGCGCTGCTCGACGAACTCGGCGGCATCGTCAAGCAGGTCGAAATCTCGAACGATCCCGCTTTCGGTACGACCGGCGCAAAGCTGCGCGAAGCGCTCGGCTCGCTCGAGCGCGCCAGCAAGTGGCTCCTGGAGCGCGTGGCGTCTGCGCCGAACGATGCGCTCGCCGGCGCCACGCCCTACCTGCGCCTGTTCGGCTCGACGCTCGGCGGCTGCATGCTGGCCGGCGAAGCGCTGGCCGCGAAGAGCCATGGCGATGCCGGCGATCCGCAGCGCTACGTGACGGTCGCGCGGTTCTTTGCCGAGAATATTACCGTGCAGGCGGGCTCGCTGGAAAAGACGGTGACCGACAGTGCCGATGCCGTGAACGGCGCGGATGCGGCACTGCTGGGATAA
- a CDS encoding ring-cleaving dioxygenase, with amino-acid sequence MQLGGIHHLTAISAKPRENLAFYTGLLGMRLVKKTVNQDDVSAYHLFYADGKANPGTDLTFFDFPAAPERRGTNSISRTGLRVAGEKTLGYWRDRLKEAGAATRDIIEVDGRLTLPFEDGEGQRLVLVDDGGVGPASPWERSPVPSEHQIRGLGPIVLTVHELSRIAFVLTEVMNMRRVREYAAHGAEIHVFEMGEAKGESSPAAELHVLEDKASPIARQGAGGVHHVAFRTPDETQYHAWTQRLNELRIPNSGEIDRFYFRSLYFREPNGILFEIATDGPGFATDEPMEALGEKLALPPFLEPRRAEIEAGLKPIS; translated from the coding sequence AGAAGACCGTCAACCAGGACGACGTCAGCGCCTATCACCTGTTCTATGCGGACGGCAAAGCCAATCCCGGCACCGACCTCACCTTCTTCGATTTTCCCGCCGCGCCCGAGCGGCGCGGAACCAACTCGATCTCGCGCACCGGGCTGCGCGTCGCCGGCGAGAAGACCCTCGGCTACTGGCGGGATCGCCTCAAGGAGGCGGGCGCGGCGACCCGCGATATCATCGAAGTCGATGGCCGCCTGACGCTGCCGTTCGAGGACGGCGAGGGGCAGCGGCTGGTGCTGGTCGACGATGGCGGTGTGGGGCCGGCCTCGCCTTGGGAGCGCAGCCCGGTGCCATCAGAGCACCAGATCCGCGGCCTCGGTCCGATCGTGCTGACCGTGCACGAGCTGTCGCGCATCGCCTTCGTGCTGACCGAGGTCATGAACATGCGCCGCGTGCGCGAATATGCCGCCCACGGCGCGGAGATTCATGTATTCGAGATGGGCGAGGCAAAGGGAGAGAGTAGCCCCGCCGCGGAGCTGCATGTGCTCGAAGACAAGGCCTCGCCAATCGCCCGCCAGGGCGCCGGCGGTGTGCACCATGTCGCGTTCCGTACCCCCGATGAGACGCAGTACCACGCCTGGACGCAGCGGCTGAACGAGCTCCGCATCCCCAACAGCGGCGAGATCGACCGCTTCTATTTCCGCAGCCTCTATTTCCGCGAGCCCAACGGCATCCTGTTCGAGATCGCCACCGACGGCCCGGGCTTTGCGACGGATGAGCCGATGGAAGCGCTCGGCGAGAAACTGGCGCTGCCGCCATTCCTCGAGCCGCGGCGGGCGGAGATCGAGGCGGGGCTAAAGCCGATTTCGTAA
- a CDS encoding type II toxin-antitoxin system VapB family antitoxin, whose protein sequence is MDDALMAEAQKASGQKTKKQTVEQALRLMIRLRGQQDVGAAFGKYRWRGNLARSRKGQGAG, encoded by the coding sequence ATCGACGACGCGTTGATGGCCGAAGCGCAGAAAGCCTCTGGCCAGAAAACCAAGAAGCAGACGGTAGAACAGGCGCTGCGCCTGATGATCAGGCTGCGCGGGCAGCAGGACGTCGGTGCGGCTTTTGGCAAGTACCGCTGGCGCGGCAACCTCGCCCGTAGTCGTAAGGGGCAAGGGGCTGGGTGA
- a CDS encoding winged helix-turn-helix transcriptional regulator → MAKKKSLDASCPVARTLDIVGARWTLLIVRDLLPGTMRFQDLQERLPGMAPNVLSDRLKTLEAHGLVRREFYSDHPPRAAYTLTDRGRELGVIVLALGRWGMRHLGGRLNRGLQHDEAFRHLQQAADAIARRPVQRAKSGAKAVS, encoded by the coding sequence ATGGCAAAGAAGAAAAGTCTTGATGCGTCTTGTCCTGTAGCGCGAACGCTCGATATTGTGGGCGCGCGCTGGACGTTGCTGATTGTCCGTGACCTTCTCCCAGGCACCATGCGATTTCAGGACCTTCAAGAACGTCTGCCCGGCATGGCGCCCAATGTCCTTTCTGATCGTCTAAAAACACTTGAGGCACACGGCCTTGTACGTCGCGAATTCTACAGCGACCATCCCCCGCGAGCCGCCTATACCCTTACCGACCGTGGCCGTGAGCTCGGCGTTATCGTTCTGGCTCTTGGCCGATGGGGCATGCGGCATCTCGGCGGTAGGTTGAATCGTGGTCTCCAGCACGACGAGGCTTTCCGGCACCTGCAACAAGCAGCCGACGCTATCGCCCGCCGGCCGGTTCAGCGGGCAAAATCCGGTGCCAAAGCCGTTTCCTGA
- a CDS encoding SDR family oxidoreductase — protein sequence MTQSKREAQPSVQEVALIVGGGPGISSSCARLFAKNGMRVAVAARNPEKAVLAKLEKMHGVHRFACDASEPAAVEQLFKNVVQDFGTPRLVVHNIDGRVPGIFRKSVIEADPIMALETLRNAAFSAFLVGQQAARLMLGNKLDANGAKGTIIFTNASAALKGFPSSGAFAMACHAKSGLAQSMARELMPQGIHVANVPIDAAIGWTQEDGTRAHRLAGTTVDDNMADPDRIAETYLQLHRQHRSTWAFEVVLRPWVEKW from the coding sequence ATGACTCAGTCCAAGCGCGAAGCCCAACCTTCCGTCCAGGAAGTTGCACTCATTGTCGGTGGCGGACCGGGCATCAGCTCGAGTTGCGCGAGGCTGTTCGCGAAGAACGGTATGCGTGTTGCTGTGGCAGCCAGGAATCCCGAAAAAGCGGTCCTCGCGAAACTCGAAAAGATGCATGGGGTGCATCGATTCGCTTGCGATGCGAGCGAACCGGCGGCCGTGGAGCAGTTGTTCAAGAATGTCGTGCAGGACTTTGGGACACCAAGGCTTGTCGTGCATAACATCGATGGCCGGGTCCCCGGCATTTTCCGCAAAAGCGTTATCGAAGCCGACCCGATCATGGCGCTTGAAACACTTCGAAATGCGGCGTTCAGCGCGTTTCTGGTAGGGCAACAGGCAGCCAGGCTCATGCTCGGAAACAAACTCGACGCCAACGGGGCGAAGGGAACGATCATCTTCACGAACGCCAGCGCAGCGCTCAAAGGCTTCCCATCAAGCGGCGCCTTTGCGATGGCATGCCATGCCAAGTCGGGACTCGCGCAGAGTATGGCAAGAGAACTGATGCCGCAGGGTATCCACGTCGCGAACGTGCCGATCGACGCCGCGATCGGCTGGACTCAGGAGGACGGGACCCGGGCGCACCGGCTGGCAGGAACGACTGTCGACGACAACATGGCCGACCCCGACCGTATCGCCGAAACCTATCTGCAACTGCATCGCCAGCATCGGTCGACGTGGGCGTTCGAAGTCGTGCTCCGGCCGTGGGTCGAGAAATGGTGA
- the fabF gene encoding beta-ketoacyl-ACP synthase II has translation MRRVVVTGLGLVSPLGCGSELAWSRLLAARSGLAALPEWAVALPARVAGIVPTKADDPDGGFDPDLVVPPKDQRRMDRFILFALVATAEAIAEAAWTPSDAHSLERTATVIASGIGGFPAIVEAVRTTDQRGVKRLSPFTVPSFLANLAAGHISIRYGFKGPIGTPVTACAASVQAIGDAARLIRSGEADVAICGGSEACIDLVSLGGFAAARALSTGFNDTPARASRPFDRDRDGFVMGEGAGILVIEELEHALRRGAQPIAEIAGYGTTADAYHITSGPEDGDGARRAMEGALRQAGLKPADIQHLNAHSTSTPVGDLSELEAIKSVFGRDGKIAVSATKSATGHLLGAAGGAEAIFTILALRDQIAPPTLNLENGDPAAEGVDLVSREARRMTMDHAISNGFGFGGVNASVIFRRWQ, from the coding sequence ATGCGTCGCGTCGTCGTTACAGGGTTGGGATTGGTATCACCGCTGGGTTGCGGCAGTGAGTTGGCATGGTCCCGCCTGCTCGCGGCCCGTTCCGGGCTGGCTGCCCTACCCGAATGGGCGGTTGCCCTTCCCGCGCGGGTCGCTGGAATCGTGCCGACAAAGGCCGACGATCCGGATGGAGGCTTCGATCCGGATCTGGTTGTTCCTCCCAAGGATCAGCGACGGATGGATCGCTTCATCCTGTTCGCACTTGTCGCCACGGCCGAGGCCATTGCGGAGGCAGCTTGGACTCCTTCCGACGCACACTCGCTAGAGCGAACGGCGACCGTGATCGCATCGGGCATCGGAGGCTTTCCGGCGATCGTCGAGGCGGTTCGCACCACCGATCAGCGCGGGGTCAAGCGCCTCTCGCCCTTCACCGTACCGTCCTTTCTCGCCAATCTCGCGGCCGGTCATATCTCCATCCGCTATGGCTTCAAGGGTCCCATCGGTACGCCGGTCACCGCCTGCGCCGCGAGCGTGCAGGCAATCGGCGATGCCGCGCGCCTGATCCGCTCCGGAGAAGCGGACGTTGCAATCTGCGGAGGCTCGGAAGCCTGCATCGATCTCGTGAGCCTCGGCGGCTTCGCCGCCGCCCGGGCCCTTTCGACCGGCTTCAATGACACGCCAGCGCGCGCGTCCCGCCCCTTCGACCGCGACCGCGATGGCTTCGTCATGGGCGAAGGTGCTGGTATCCTCGTGATTGAAGAATTGGAACACGCGCTCCGGCGGGGCGCCCAACCGATCGCCGAAATCGCCGGCTATGGTACGACTGCTGATGCCTACCACATCACGTCAGGACCCGAGGACGGCGACGGCGCGCGCCGCGCTATGGAAGGCGCCTTGCGGCAGGCCGGCCTTAAGCCCGCAGATATCCAGCATCTCAACGCCCATTCCACTTCGACGCCGGTTGGCGACCTTTCCGAACTGGAAGCGATCAAATCCGTGTTCGGCCGCGACGGAAAAATTGCCGTAAGCGCGACCAAATCGGCGACTGGTCATCTGCTCGGCGCAGCCGGGGGAGCGGAAGCGATCTTCACGATCCTCGCACTACGGGACCAGATCGCGCCGCCCACCCTCAATCTCGAAAATGGCGACCCGGCCGCGGAAGGCGTCGACCTCGTGTCCCGTGAGGCCAGGCGCATGACGATGGACCATGCGATTTCGAATGGATTCGGCTTCGGGGGCGTCAACGCCAGCGTCATCTTTCGACGTTGGCAATGA
- a CDS encoding oxidoreductase: MRRDGKVAIVTGAATGIGQASAKALHQAGFRVFGTSRRAVASTLEGITMVTCDVTDDASVKAAVGKVLDTTGRIDVLVNNAGMGLLAGAEESSVDQAQALFDVNLFGVIRTTNAVLPIMRNQKAGRIVNISSVLGLIPAPFSALYSSTKHALEGYSESLDHEVRTFGIRVCLLEPAYTRTSFEQNMVLPDRTLDAYVSARTRTSTLMHEVMKTADDPQVVAERVVEAATTASPRRRYTCGKIARQVSVLRRFVPERMFDKSLRKQMGLPA; the protein is encoded by the coding sequence ATGCGACGAGACGGAAAAGTGGCGATTGTGACCGGGGCTGCTACAGGAATCGGGCAGGCCTCCGCAAAGGCGCTGCACCAAGCTGGATTCCGCGTGTTCGGCACCAGCCGGCGCGCCGTCGCGAGCACCCTCGAGGGGATTACGATGGTCACCTGCGATGTGACAGACGACGCGTCTGTGAAGGCAGCCGTCGGCAAGGTTCTCGATACGACGGGCAGGATCGACGTTCTCGTGAACAACGCGGGGATGGGCCTGCTCGCCGGAGCCGAAGAATCTTCGGTTGATCAAGCTCAAGCGTTGTTCGACGTGAACCTTTTCGGAGTGATCCGCACGACCAATGCGGTTCTTCCGATCATGCGAAATCAAAAGGCGGGACGGATCGTCAATATAAGCTCGGTCCTTGGCTTGATACCTGCCCCATTCTCGGCCCTCTACTCCTCCACGAAGCATGCTCTCGAAGGCTATTCGGAGTCTCTCGACCATGAGGTGCGAACCTTCGGCATTCGAGTTTGCTTGCTTGAGCCCGCGTATACCCGCACTTCGTTCGAACAGAACATGGTGCTTCCGGATCGGACCTTAGACGCTTACGTCTCGGCGCGAACGCGGACCAGCACGCTCATGCACGAGGTCATGAAGACAGCCGACGATCCCCAGGTAGTTGCCGAGCGAGTCGTTGAAGCCGCGACTACGGCATCGCCTCGTCGGCGATACACCTGCGGCAAGATTGCGCGTCAGGTGAGCGTACTTCGCCGTTTTGTCCCCGAACGGATGTTTGACAAGAGCCTTCGCAAGCAGATGGGGTTACCGGCGTAA
- a CDS encoding RipA family octameric membrane protein — MQLAEILGRATPPEDARATMEFEKMRFELSWRYFDFHAKQRTQLFHFFIILAPFMFGGCFYLFKERDLVGFMPGQIASCAGAILAIIFFGLDCRNRQLIRLSERTIRLIEAQLLFTDFRAITENGSTFKGVLTTEEAENEGRRFKFVRGHSCLVGAVYFLAFAAFAALLIYSVMVQQGKVVLPSSKPTQVQMIGSTR; from the coding sequence ATGCAATTGGCTGAGATACTGGGCCGCGCCACTCCGCCGGAGGACGCGCGGGCGACAATGGAATTTGAGAAGATGCGCTTCGAGCTGTCGTGGCGCTATTTCGACTTTCACGCGAAGCAGCGCACGCAGCTATTCCACTTCTTCATCATCCTTGCGCCGTTCATGTTCGGCGGGTGCTTCTACCTGTTCAAAGAGCGGGACTTGGTCGGGTTCATGCCGGGCCAGATTGCTTCGTGTGCCGGTGCTATTCTAGCAATCATCTTCTTTGGGCTGGACTGCCGAAACCGCCAGCTTATTCGACTGAGCGAGCGGACCATCCGGCTCATCGAAGCCCAACTTCTATTCACTGACTTTCGGGCAATTACAGAAAACGGGTCCACGTTCAAAGGTGTGCTGACGACCGAAGAGGCAGAGAACGAGGGGCGACGCTTCAAGTTTGTCCGCGGCCATAGCTGCTTGGTCGGCGCGGTCTACTTCCTGGCATTCGCCGCCTTCGCCGCCCTACTGATCTACTCAGTCATGGTGCAGCAGGGCAAAGTCGTCCTGCCGTCATCTAAACCGACGCAGGTCCAAATGATCGGGAGCACCCGATGA
- a CDS encoding alpha/beta hydrolase family protein — MRLLASAQEGGSTVAECYLVAGRIGTGDNYVWHREWTRLADANNDRGDAALAKGNRLTARSNWLRAINYHLAAAFPFEPPDGRRRASVAAMRECARKWLDSGSTETVTFPWLKDYPLQGYLLSPRVANEPLATIICIGEPGHCKEEYLFKLARYASDRGLAMLALDLLGQGNGDRLAEVADHPLLESAISRAVDYLSGRDDVDIQRIAVLADGWGSSFAARGVAGDSRIAAAACDGGIWDLHERAFLAGRKTGPNIGSLPHPSESRIARNIECPILITIGERGWLEADRVRQMVDQLRRVGHDAVLKVFPEEETAAAQGHADNPTLANEFIFDWLSARLGSQAAT; from the coding sequence ATGCGGCTTCTAGCGTCTGCCCAGGAGGGCGGTTCGACCGTTGCCGAATGTTATCTGGTGGCAGGCCGTATCGGGACTGGCGATAACTACGTATGGCACCGTGAATGGACACGGTTAGCTGATGCGAACAACGATCGAGGCGACGCCGCCCTTGCCAAGGGCAATCGCCTGACTGCACGAAGCAACTGGCTACGCGCCATCAACTATCATCTGGCTGCCGCCTTTCCGTTCGAGCCCCCCGACGGAAGGCGGCGAGCGTCCGTCGCTGCAATGCGCGAATGCGCGCGCAAGTGGCTCGATAGCGGGTCTACTGAAACCGTCACTTTCCCTTGGCTGAAGGATTATCCCTTGCAGGGTTATCTGCTGTCGCCCCGCGTGGCAAATGAGCCGCTGGCGACCATCATTTGCATCGGCGAACCCGGTCACTGCAAGGAGGAATATCTCTTCAAGCTTGCCCGCTACGCCAGTGATCGCGGCCTGGCCATGTTAGCGCTGGATTTGTTAGGGCAAGGCAACGGTGATCGGCTGGCGGAGGTGGCTGACCATCCGCTTCTGGAATCGGCGATCTCGCGCGCGGTGGATTATCTTTCGGGACGTGATGATGTCGACATCCAACGGATCGCTGTTCTCGCCGACGGATGGGGATCCTCCTTCGCGGCGCGGGGCGTCGCAGGCGACTCGCGCATTGCGGCAGCCGCCTGCGACGGCGGTATCTGGGATCTCCATGAGCGAGCATTTCTTGCCGGCCGCAAGACGGGACCCAATATCGGCAGTTTGCCTCATCCAAGCGAAAGTCGAATAGCGCGCAATATCGAGTGTCCAATACTTATCACAATAGGCGAACGGGGGTGGCTCGAGGCCGACCGCGTGCGCCAGATGGTGGATCAATTAAGACGCGTCGGTCACGATGCCGTCCTCAAGGTGTTCCCGGAGGAGGAAACGGCAGCAGCCCAAGGACACGCAGATAACCCGACGCTGGCCAACGAGTTTATTTTCGATTGGCTTTCAGCGCGCTTGGGCTCGCAAGCGGCGACGTAG
- a CDS encoding TetR/AcrR family transcriptional regulator, producing MRYAKGHKDHSHERILKAAAKRFRRQGIAATGMTGVMAEAGLTNGGFYSHFRSRNDLVREGLERALNEQPHQLAEADAAAGELRELIRYYLSSEHRDRPETGCASAALLPEIGRQPRSTRKVYTARMREFFEQLARRLPQNSSSYPSHDAAIGIFAVLVGALQLSRAVEDRSMSDAILAAGIRAANTLADTAEEKL from the coding sequence ATGCGGTATGCCAAAGGGCACAAAGATCACTCCCATGAGCGCATCCTGAAGGCCGCGGCCAAGAGGTTCCGGCGGCAAGGCATCGCCGCCACGGGAATGACCGGGGTTATGGCCGAGGCAGGGCTGACGAATGGTGGATTCTACTCTCACTTCCGCTCAAGGAACGATCTGGTCCGGGAGGGGCTGGAACGTGCACTCAATGAGCAACCGCATCAACTGGCCGAAGCTGATGCCGCCGCTGGCGAGCTCCGTGAGCTGATCCGTTATTACCTGTCCTCGGAGCATCGCGACCGCCCGGAGACTGGATGCGCCTCCGCAGCACTGCTTCCCGAGATCGGCCGTCAGCCGCGCTCCACCCGGAAGGTTTACACTGCTCGGATGCGCGAGTTCTTCGAACAATTAGCTCGGCGGCTACCGCAGAATAGTTCTAGCTATCCTTCTCATGATGCGGCGATCGGAATTTTCGCCGTACTTGTCGGAGCGCTTCAGCTCTCGCGCGCGGTTGAAGACCGCTCGATGTCCGATGCGATACTTGCGGCCGGCATTCGTGCGGCAAACACGCTCGCAGATACGGCAGAAGAGAAACTATAG